One segment of Argiope bruennichi chromosome 11, qqArgBrue1.1, whole genome shotgun sequence DNA contains the following:
- the LOC129957274 gene encoding uncharacterized protein LOC129957274 isoform X1: MYVIFYNRQFIGINNPTTESSLESTSIPGPSRQDENPEFTESCPAVLEPSKDKFRPEEDGYSRHPFKMFLAPPPPPTFVPALVGSTSIHSTDIGGAQLSNEEQQRTTCCSAVINCYSKSAIAFRNSRFFYIIQSLLYLLPLSAISMGIKFTEYCTSFFPTFTLITGTVGALLVGVWMSINIFHHFGHRCTGQQKFLIRILLGLLAVLLLIEMAIYFSISPSSDPSDPKYCSETFLDYTFYKYIAFAGSLALATLIYIPDIRSFICSFECTMPIGTTPYDQI, encoded by the exons atgtatgtaaTCTTTTATAATCGGCAATTTATCGGTATCAAT aatcctACTACTGAAAGTTCACTTGAAAGCACTTCGATTCCAG GTCCTTCAAGGCAAGACGAGAATCCAGAATTCACTGAATCTTGTCCCGCAGTCCTGGAACCTTCGAAGGACAAATTTCGGCCAGAGGAGGACGGGTACTCCCGACatccttttaaaatgtttttagcacCTCCTCCACCCCCAACTTTTGTGCCAGCGCTCGTTGGAAGCACCAGTATACATTCAACTGACATTGGAGGTGCACAGCTGAGTAATGAGGAGCAACAGAGAACCACTTGTTGCTCTGCTGTTATCAACTGCTACAGTAAATCTGCAATCGCTTTCAGGAATTCCA GATTCTTTTACATCATTCAGTCCTTGCTGTATCTGTTGCCTTTGTCTGCAATATCAATGG gaataaaatttactgaatacTGCACTTCCTTTTTTCCCACGTTCACTTTAATAACGGGTACAGTTGGAGCCCTCTTAGTCGGTGTATGGATGTCCATCAACATCTTTCACCATTTTGGACATCGCTGTACGGGTCAGCAGAAATTCTTGATCAGAATACTGCTTGGACTGCTGGCCGTTTTGTTATTAATTG AGATGGCCATCTACTTCAGTATTTCGCCGAGCTCCGACCCATCTGACCCAAAGTACTGCAGCGAGACATTCTTGGACTACACTTTCTACAAGTACATTGCATTTGCTGGATCTTTGGCCCTGGCGACGCTAATCTACATTCCCGACATCCGCAGCTTCATCTGCAGCTTCGAATGCACGATGCCTATTGGCACGACACCCTATGACCAAATATGA
- the LOC129957274 gene encoding uncharacterized protein LOC129957274 isoform X2: MASNKDVKLPENPTTESSLESTSIPGPSRQDENPEFTESCPAVLEPSKDKFRPEEDGYSRHPFKMFLAPPPPPTFVPALVGSTSIHSTDIGGAQLSNEEQQRTTCCSAVINCYSKSAIAFRNSRFFYIIQSLLYLLPLSAISMGIKFTEYCTSFFPTFTLITGTVGALLVGVWMSINIFHHFGHRCTGQQKFLIRILLGLLAVLLLIEMAIYFSISPSSDPSDPKYCSETFLDYTFYKYIAFAGSLALATLIYIPDIRSFICSFECTMPIGTTPYDQI, from the exons ATGGCTTCCAACAAAGATGTTAAATTGCCTGAG aatcctACTACTGAAAGTTCACTTGAAAGCACTTCGATTCCAG GTCCTTCAAGGCAAGACGAGAATCCAGAATTCACTGAATCTTGTCCCGCAGTCCTGGAACCTTCGAAGGACAAATTTCGGCCAGAGGAGGACGGGTACTCCCGACatccttttaaaatgtttttagcacCTCCTCCACCCCCAACTTTTGTGCCAGCGCTCGTTGGAAGCACCAGTATACATTCAACTGACATTGGAGGTGCACAGCTGAGTAATGAGGAGCAACAGAGAACCACTTGTTGCTCTGCTGTTATCAACTGCTACAGTAAATCTGCAATCGCTTTCAGGAATTCCA GATTCTTTTACATCATTCAGTCCTTGCTGTATCTGTTGCCTTTGTCTGCAATATCAATGG gaataaaatttactgaatacTGCACTTCCTTTTTTCCCACGTTCACTTTAATAACGGGTACAGTTGGAGCCCTCTTAGTCGGTGTATGGATGTCCATCAACATCTTTCACCATTTTGGACATCGCTGTACGGGTCAGCAGAAATTCTTGATCAGAATACTGCTTGGACTGCTGGCCGTTTTGTTATTAATTG AGATGGCCATCTACTTCAGTATTTCGCCGAGCTCCGACCCATCTGACCCAAAGTACTGCAGCGAGACATTCTTGGACTACACTTTCTACAAGTACATTGCATTTGCTGGATCTTTGGCCCTGGCGACGCTAATCTACATTCCCGACATCCGCAGCTTCATCTGCAGCTTCGAATGCACGATGCCTATTGGCACGACACCCTATGACCAAATATGA
- the LOC129957274 gene encoding uncharacterized protein LOC129957274 isoform X4: MLFIIYNPTTESSLESTSIPGPSRQDENPEFTESCPAVLEPSKDKFRPEEDGYSRHPFKMFLAPPPPPTFVPALVGSTSIHSTDIGGAQLSNEEQQRTTCCSAVINCYSKSAIAFRNSRFFYIIQSLLYLLPLSAISMGIKFTEYCTSFFPTFTLITGTVGALLVGVWMSINIFHHFGHRCTGQQKFLIRILLGLLAVLLLIEMAIYFSISPSSDPSDPKYCSETFLDYTFYKYIAFAGSLALATLIYIPDIRSFICSFECTMPIGTTPYDQI, encoded by the exons atgttgtttattatttat aatcctACTACTGAAAGTTCACTTGAAAGCACTTCGATTCCAG GTCCTTCAAGGCAAGACGAGAATCCAGAATTCACTGAATCTTGTCCCGCAGTCCTGGAACCTTCGAAGGACAAATTTCGGCCAGAGGAGGACGGGTACTCCCGACatccttttaaaatgtttttagcacCTCCTCCACCCCCAACTTTTGTGCCAGCGCTCGTTGGAAGCACCAGTATACATTCAACTGACATTGGAGGTGCACAGCTGAGTAATGAGGAGCAACAGAGAACCACTTGTTGCTCTGCTGTTATCAACTGCTACAGTAAATCTGCAATCGCTTTCAGGAATTCCA GATTCTTTTACATCATTCAGTCCTTGCTGTATCTGTTGCCTTTGTCTGCAATATCAATGG gaataaaatttactgaatacTGCACTTCCTTTTTTCCCACGTTCACTTTAATAACGGGTACAGTTGGAGCCCTCTTAGTCGGTGTATGGATGTCCATCAACATCTTTCACCATTTTGGACATCGCTGTACGGGTCAGCAGAAATTCTTGATCAGAATACTGCTTGGACTGCTGGCCGTTTTGTTATTAATTG AGATGGCCATCTACTTCAGTATTTCGCCGAGCTCCGACCCATCTGACCCAAAGTACTGCAGCGAGACATTCTTGGACTACACTTTCTACAAGTACATTGCATTTGCTGGATCTTTGGCCCTGGCGACGCTAATCTACATTCCCGACATCCGCAGCTTCATCTGCAGCTTCGAATGCACGATGCCTATTGGCACGACACCCTATGACCAAATATGA
- the LOC129957274 gene encoding uncharacterized protein LOC129957274 isoform X3, protein MRTPFYSRNNPTTESSLESTSIPGPSRQDENPEFTESCPAVLEPSKDKFRPEEDGYSRHPFKMFLAPPPPPTFVPALVGSTSIHSTDIGGAQLSNEEQQRTTCCSAVINCYSKSAIAFRNSRFFYIIQSLLYLLPLSAISMGIKFTEYCTSFFPTFTLITGTVGALLVGVWMSINIFHHFGHRCTGQQKFLIRILLGLLAVLLLIEMAIYFSISPSSDPSDPKYCSETFLDYTFYKYIAFAGSLALATLIYIPDIRSFICSFECTMPIGTTPYDQI, encoded by the exons ATGCGCACTCCCTTTTACAGTAGAAAC aatcctACTACTGAAAGTTCACTTGAAAGCACTTCGATTCCAG GTCCTTCAAGGCAAGACGAGAATCCAGAATTCACTGAATCTTGTCCCGCAGTCCTGGAACCTTCGAAGGACAAATTTCGGCCAGAGGAGGACGGGTACTCCCGACatccttttaaaatgtttttagcacCTCCTCCACCCCCAACTTTTGTGCCAGCGCTCGTTGGAAGCACCAGTATACATTCAACTGACATTGGAGGTGCACAGCTGAGTAATGAGGAGCAACAGAGAACCACTTGTTGCTCTGCTGTTATCAACTGCTACAGTAAATCTGCAATCGCTTTCAGGAATTCCA GATTCTTTTACATCATTCAGTCCTTGCTGTATCTGTTGCCTTTGTCTGCAATATCAATGG gaataaaatttactgaatacTGCACTTCCTTTTTTCCCACGTTCACTTTAATAACGGGTACAGTTGGAGCCCTCTTAGTCGGTGTATGGATGTCCATCAACATCTTTCACCATTTTGGACATCGCTGTACGGGTCAGCAGAAATTCTTGATCAGAATACTGCTTGGACTGCTGGCCGTTTTGTTATTAATTG AGATGGCCATCTACTTCAGTATTTCGCCGAGCTCCGACCCATCTGACCCAAAGTACTGCAGCGAGACATTCTTGGACTACACTTTCTACAAGTACATTGCATTTGCTGGATCTTTGGCCCTGGCGACGCTAATCTACATTCCCGACATCCGCAGCTTCATCTGCAGCTTCGAATGCACGATGCCTATTGGCACGACACCCTATGACCAAATATGA